In a single window of the Candidatus Hydrogenedentota bacterium genome:
- a CDS encoding M24 family metallopeptidase, producing MTYIDLFRTRIALVQAFLVANKFDGILISRADNFAMATGGKRNWVWTAGDLGANSLYVTKGGDAYYVGNTIEQGRVMDEELAGLECGIKNFLWFDDSPTNVVKKEFSGKIVSDDGSLGENVNGKLAMLRALLTPAELEKYRVLGKLAAESMTTTLDGIEAGMSEADIAAQLVAEGFKRRCQVPVFLVAADERITKYRHPIPTQGPLLDGPLKERVLRGYVMVVGCFLREGLVVSMTRFKRVGDIPLFVPDAYNRVCAVDAAMQEATRTGATLGDVFSACQRAYKEFGFPENEWHNHHQGGATGYAGRTCKGSPGEKFLILDDAWRRKVYEVSGIGTEFGMAFAWNPSAVGVKSEDTFILTANGKKEIVSATPSLAQVDLGVVMGRATDVVKSGIVS from the coding sequence ATGACTTACATTGATCTTTTCCGTACGCGAATAGCGCTCGTACAGGCTTTCCTCGTCGCCAATAAGTTCGATGGCATTCTGATCTCGCGCGCGGACAATTTTGCGATGGCGACGGGTGGAAAGCGCAACTGGGTGTGGACGGCGGGAGATTTGGGCGCGAATTCGCTGTATGTGACGAAAGGCGGCGACGCGTATTACGTCGGCAACACGATTGAGCAGGGTCGCGTGATGGACGAGGAACTCGCGGGGCTCGAGTGCGGGATTAAGAACTTTCTATGGTTTGACGATTCGCCCACGAATGTCGTGAAGAAGGAATTCAGCGGGAAGATCGTGAGCGACGACGGTTCGCTGGGCGAAAACGTAAACGGCAAACTCGCGATGTTGCGCGCATTGCTGACACCGGCGGAGTTGGAGAAGTACCGCGTGCTGGGCAAGCTCGCGGCGGAGTCGATGACCACGACTCTTGATGGCATTGAGGCGGGTATGAGCGAGGCGGACATCGCGGCGCAACTCGTCGCGGAGGGATTCAAACGGCGTTGCCAGGTGCCGGTGTTTCTCGTCGCCGCGGACGAGCGAATCACGAAGTACCGGCATCCGATTCCCACGCAGGGGCCGCTGCTCGATGGGCCGTTGAAGGAGCGCGTGTTGCGCGGGTACGTAATGGTCGTTGGGTGCTTCCTGCGCGAGGGGTTGGTCGTGTCGATGACAAGGTTCAAACGCGTCGGCGATATTCCGCTGTTCGTGCCGGACGCCTACAACCGCGTTTGCGCGGTAGACGCTGCGATGCAGGAAGCGACGCGGACGGGCGCGACGTTGGGCGACGTGTTTTCGGCGTGCCAGCGCGCGTACAAGGAGTTTGGGTTCCCGGAGAACGAGTGGCACAACCACCATCAGGGCGGCGCGACGGGTTATGCGGGCCGCACGTGCAAGGGAAGTCCCGGTGAGAAGTTTTTGATTTTGGATGATGCTTGGCGCAGGAAGGTGTACGAGGTGTCGGGTATCGGCACAGAGTTTGGGATGGCATTTGCGTGGAACCCTTCGGCGGTGGGCGTGAAGAGCGAGGACACGTTTATCTTGACGGCAAATGGGAAGAAAGAGATTGTTTCGGCTACGCCTTCGTTGGCGCAGGTTGATTTGGGGGTGGTGATGGGGCGTGCGACGGATGTGGTGAAGTCGGGGATTGTTTCGTGA
- a CDS encoding glycosyltransferase: MRIGVNILGLEPGYDEEDVYLRNILVRMREIQPDSQFVLFTDEKNHGSFSGWERVFVGRPPDHLQGPVNVEKSLDRAAKAAKVDLVFSPLQTASEVTAVPVVPYVLDLSFIESPEKASRWSAASLNKEFRKICARAQVIVVPSDSMRRRLLALLGVAMDRVVVAPPGADPGFEASNPSIAEEPYLVTCNDTRHREHLAFVLDAFKKLMDELPHNLVIIGRPDHTEPADWGPRVLRVHQCPVPQRAGLLQHSDAFISASLHEGACITILEAMRAGARIIAPRVGGVPEIASTLPIFYNHESVASLIGAVKRALQEEKSERGRQIAFARSRAREYTWEKCAWATLSAFKKVRA; the protein is encoded by the coding sequence ATGAGAATTGGCGTCAACATTCTTGGGCTGGAGCCGGGATATGACGAGGAGGATGTTTACCTCCGGAATATCCTGGTGCGGATGCGGGAGATTCAGCCGGATTCGCAGTTTGTGTTGTTTACGGACGAGAAAAACCACGGGTCTTTTTCGGGGTGGGAGCGCGTGTTCGTGGGTAGGCCGCCGGACCATTTGCAGGGGCCGGTGAACGTCGAAAAGTCCCTCGACCGCGCGGCGAAAGCGGCGAAGGTGGACCTGGTGTTTTCGCCCCTGCAAACGGCGAGCGAGGTGACGGCGGTGCCGGTGGTTCCGTACGTGTTGGACCTGAGCTTCATCGAGTCGCCGGAAAAGGCGAGCCGTTGGTCCGCGGCGTCGCTGAACAAGGAGTTTCGCAAAATCTGCGCGCGGGCGCAGGTGATCGTCGTGCCGTCGGACAGCATGCGGCGGCGGTTGCTGGCGCTGTTGGGCGTGGCGATGGACCGGGTGGTGGTGGCGCCGCCGGGGGCGGACCCGGGGTTTGAGGCGAGCAACCCGTCGATCGCGGAAGAGCCGTATCTCGTGACGTGCAATGACACGCGGCACCGCGAGCATTTGGCGTTTGTGCTGGACGCGTTCAAGAAATTGATGGACGAGCTGCCGCACAATTTGGTAATCATTGGAAGGCCGGACCACACCGAGCCGGCGGATTGGGGCCCGCGCGTGCTGCGCGTGCACCAGTGTCCGGTGCCGCAGCGGGCGGGGTTGTTGCAGCACAGCGATGCTTTTATCAGCGCGTCGTTGCACGAGGGCGCGTGCATCACCATTCTTGAAGCGATGCGCGCGGGCGCGCGAATCATCGCGCCGCGCGTGGGGGGCGTGCCGGAGATCGCATCTACCTTGCCAATCTTCTACAACCACGAGAGTGTGGCGTCGCTTATCGGCGCGGTGAAGCGCGCACTGCAGGAGGAGAAGTCGGAGCGCGGGCGGCAGATCGCGTTCGCGCGTAGCCGCGCGCGGGAGTATACGTGGGAAAAGTGCGCGTGGGCGACGTTGAGCGCGTTTAAGAAGGTGCGGGCGTAA